Below is a genomic region from Flammeovirgaceae bacterium SG7u.111.
TTATTAATAGGGATATTGATATACAAAAACTCAATGAGCCAACAGATATGTTCCAACGGCTTTTTGATAAAACTCAAAGCCCTTATTACCAGAAAAAAGTAGCACTTGTACAGCAAATGGCAGACTCAAACAGTAAGGAAAATCTGAAAAAGATAATTATTGAAATACTTTCATTTTAAATAAAGAAGCTTCCAGAAGTGCCTCAATAGGATTTATCAAAGAAGCAGAATACCCTATTTTTGCCTTTTCTCCTTTTATTTATGCCACAAATCTTCCCATACACGCTGCAAATGGAGATATTTTAGGCAAGGGACTCCCTGTGGAGCAATTTTAGGGTTGAAAAAAGCCAAACAAACTATCCTTTCCAACTTGATGTTGTCCTACGATAAGTCTAGGAATCTCCACCCCCAACCCGTGTCATTCCCAACTCAATTGGTGCCGATAGCTATCGGCATCCCTCCGACTAGTCCGCAATGCACCACTGCTATTCAAAAAGAAAGCTCCGCAATGCCTACTGGTGCATGGGTTGGAGATACCGCATCTACGTGCGGCATGACTCCCTTATCTGTCATTCTGGGCGTAGATACTGGATGATACTTTCAAAGTGGCAACTCATTGGTGAAAATCTTCCTTCCCATAGGAGGTTTCTCCTTTTAATTTTCTCTATTTTTGCAGAATGCATGCTTCCTGACTCAAGCAGGAAGTGGTGATAAAGACAGAAGGTGTTAAGAGAAAGAATGAACAATAATTTATACCCAAAAAATATAGAGGAGAAGTTAGGTTTCGATACCGTTAGGGAGCTTTTGGCGGAGAAGTGCGAAGGACCTGTGGGAGAGTCTTATGTATATAAGATGCGCTTTTCGGATAGGTTCGACCTTATCCAGAAGTTGGTAGCCCAAACGGATGAGTTTGTGCAGTTGCTTGTCTCGGGCGATGATTTCCCCCGAAGCAACTACCTCGATATGGAGGACAGCCTCAAAAAATCGAAGATCATAGGCGCATATTTGCTGGAAGAGGAGTTGTACGACCTCAAGCGGGCACTTACTACGCTGCATGCCTGCTTGGCTTTTTTCTACTCGGAAAAAAGTGAGGAATATGTGGAGCTAAAAAAGCTGACCGAAACGGTGAACTTCGACGCGGGTATCCTCAAAAAAATGGAGGCGATCATAGACGACCGAGGAAAGATCAAAGACAACGCATCGCCCGAACTTTCCCGCATCCGTTCCAAGCTGGCGTCGGAAGAGGGAAGGCTCAGAAAGGTATTGGATGCTTCTCTCCGCAACTTGAAGCAACTGGGCATGGCAGCTGAAAACTCTTCACCCACTATCCGAGAAGGAAGGATGGTTGTGCCCGTGCCTGCCGAGTACAAGCGGAAGGTAAAAGGCATTGTCCACGATTCTTCTGCTACGGGGCAAACAGTCTATATAGAACCCGAAGAAGTCCTCAACCTCAACAATGAGATTCGGGAGCTGGGCTTTTTGGAAAGGCAGGAAATCATCAAAATCCTGTCGCAGATCACCGATGAAATCCGACCAATGGTGGATGATTTGCTCAAGGCCAACCTCTTTTTGGGCATGATCGACTTCATTAAAGCCAAGGCATCGCTTGCCATAGAGCTCGATGCCATAAAGCCTGAAGCTGTTCCGGAGCCCTACATAGAATGGTACGAAGCTTATCACCCTTTGCTCCTGCTCAACTTCAGAAAAATGGACAGAAAGGTGGTTCCTCAAAACGTAAAACTGAACGAAGAGCAACGCATCGTCTTGGTATCGGGACCAAATGCAGGCGGAAAGTCGGTGGCGCTCAAAACCATTGGGCTTATCCAATACATGTACCAGTGCGGCATGATGGTGACCATATTAGAGACCTCTAAAATGGGGGTTTTCAAAAAAATATTTATCGACATAGGTGATGAGCAATCGTTGGAAGATGATTTGAGTACCTATAGCTCGCACCTTACCAACATGAAGCACTTTTTGCTGAACGCTCGCCACAGCGCCCTTTGTCTCATTGATGAATTTGGTGCGGGAACTGAGCCAAAACTGGGCGGAGCTATCGCCGAGGCTATTTTGGAACGGCTCAACCAACAAACGGTATTCGGAATCATCACTACGCACTACGCCAACCTCAAGGTTTTTGCCGACAAAACGGAAGGGCTGATAAACGGGGCGATGCGCTACGACGTGGAAAACCTCCAACCGCTCTACAAACTAGACCTTGGCAAGCCGGGCAGCTCTTTTGCCCTAGAGATTTCAGAGAAAATTGGGCTTCCTAAAAAAGTGGTAGCTGCGGCGAGGAAGAAAGTAGGCTCGAAGCAGGTGAGCTTGGAGCGCCTTCTTTCCCAACTAGAAACCGATAAGCACGAAGTGGAGGAAAAGCAACGGGAACTGGTAAGGAAAGAACGTGAGCTAGAAAAGCTGAAAGAGAAATATGAGTTGCTAAAGGAATTCCAAGAAACGAACAAGAAAAAGCTCATTTCTAATGCGAAGGTTGAGGCTGAGAAGCTTTTGAAAGAAGCCAATCAGAAGATTGAACAGACCATAAAAGGGATACGGGAAAATAAGGCTGATAGAGAGGTTACCAAATCGCTGCGAAAAGACCTTGAGGAGTTTAAGGAAAAAGTAGAAGTAAAGAAAAAGGACATCCCACAAGAAGAAATTGAGCCGAAAGAGGAAATAGTAGTAGTTGGTGGGCAGATAAAAGCTGGTGATTATGTGCAGATAAAAGGGCAAACCGCGCTAGGTGAAGTACTTGCCGTGGGCAGCAAAGATGCCGAGGTTTCGATAGGTTTGCTTCGCTCCAATATCAAGCTGAATCGCCTCACGAAGGTGAGCCGAAAAAACTTTAAAAAGCAACAAAAAGCAGCGGTGAACTACAGCAGCGGCATAGACCTGAATGCAAAGATGGCAAACTTCAAACCGAAGATTGACTTGCGAGGGAAACGTGCCGAGGAAGCCCTTAAAATAGTAGATGACTTTGTAGATGAAGCGGTGATTTTGGGACAGAAAACCTTGACTATTGTGCATGGAAAGGGAGACGGTATTTTGCGACAGCTTATCCGCAACCAGCTCAAAAATTTCAAAGAAGTAAAAAGTATGGAAGACGAACACCCCGACCATGGCGGCCCTGGAGTTACGCTGGTGACGCTTCAGTAACCCTTCATTCTTCAACGACATCCTAAGGCAGCTTTTCACGGCTGCCTTTCTTATTTCCCTTCCAAAAACATTCTACAAATTTTTCG
It encodes:
- a CDS encoding Smr/MutS family protein, with the translated sequence MNNNLYPKNIEEKLGFDTVRELLAEKCEGPVGESYVYKMRFSDRFDLIQKLVAQTDEFVQLLVSGDDFPRSNYLDMEDSLKKSKIIGAYLLEEELYDLKRALTTLHACLAFFYSEKSEEYVELKKLTETVNFDAGILKKMEAIIDDRGKIKDNASPELSRIRSKLASEEGRLRKVLDASLRNLKQLGMAAENSSPTIREGRMVVPVPAEYKRKVKGIVHDSSATGQTVYIEPEEVLNLNNEIRELGFLERQEIIKILSQITDEIRPMVDDLLKANLFLGMIDFIKAKASLAIELDAIKPEAVPEPYIEWYEAYHPLLLLNFRKMDRKVVPQNVKLNEEQRIVLVSGPNAGGKSVALKTIGLIQYMYQCGMMVTILETSKMGVFKKIFIDIGDEQSLEDDLSTYSSHLTNMKHFLLNARHSALCLIDEFGAGTEPKLGGAIAEAILERLNQQTVFGIITTHYANLKVFADKTEGLINGAMRYDVENLQPLYKLDLGKPGSSFALEISEKIGLPKKVVAAARKKVGSKQVSLERLLSQLETDKHEVEEKQRELVRKERELEKLKEKYELLKEFQETNKKKLISNAKVEAEKLLKEANQKIEQTIKGIRENKADREVTKSLRKDLEEFKEKVEVKKKDIPQEEIEPKEEIVVVGGQIKAGDYVQIKGQTALGEVLAVGSKDAEVSIGLLRSNIKLNRLTKVSRKNFKKQQKAAVNYSSGIDLNAKMANFKPKIDLRGKRAEEALKIVDDFVDEAVILGQKTLTIVHGKGDGILRQLIRNQLKNFKEVKSMEDEHPDHGGPGVTLVTLQ